One region of Streptomyces leeuwenhoekii genomic DNA includes:
- a CDS encoding type II 3-dehydroquinate dehydratase, with amino-acid sequence MSAVLLLNGPNLGILGRREPEIYGTDTLADIEAAVAEEVSGRGWKVLSVQHDCEGELVGAIHAHSGSTVGAIVNPGALMIAGWSLRDALASYAPPWVEVHLSNVWAREQFRHESVIAPLASGVVVGLGAFGYRLAAQALMHLCPAQP; translated from the coding sequence GTGAGTGCCGTGCTGCTCCTGAACGGACCCAACCTGGGAATCCTGGGACGCCGTGAACCGGAGATCTACGGCACCGACACCCTGGCCGACATCGAGGCGGCGGTCGCCGAGGAGGTGAGCGGACGGGGCTGGAAGGTGCTGTCGGTCCAGCACGACTGCGAGGGGGAACTCGTCGGGGCGATCCACGCGCACTCCGGCAGCACGGTCGGCGCGATCGTCAATCCGGGCGCGCTGATGATCGCCGGGTGGAGTCTGCGGGACGCGCTGGCGAGTTATGCGCCGCCGTGGGTGGAGGTGCATCTGAGCAATGTGTGGGCTCGTGAGCAGTTCCGGCACGAATCGGTGATCGCCCCGCTGGCGAGCGGGGTGGTGGTCGGCCTGGGCGCCTTCGGTTATCGCCTGGCCGCCCAGGCGCTGATGCATCTGTGCCCGGCGCAGCCCTGA
- a CDS encoding response regulator transcription factor — translation MPPRAGRSPAGPGASRAPLLRRGRRQTGTYFRQLHRTGKRSTTQNTGVSLCWGPGRSSRRTEGDAGGLRRKNGRESVLGKSTIRVLLVCSDPRLIIALCKSSLPAKYLIVSVSTRADALDNFREFDLLLLDSATPGLDSHELCRRIRSMASVPIIVLDPGVDEADRVRALNSGADYCVVKSHSLHELQASMDAVMRRFGHGPAGRAAHRTPARTGEVLTAGPLRLNLRNRDVTLDGRPIHLTPKEFDLLRMLMEEPDTLHTRKAIISRVWNAHWFGSTRTLDVHIGALRQKLGSYQWIETKRGIGFRLGSAPSPARDSSPSEA, via the coding sequence GTGCCGCCCCGCGCCGGCAGGAGCCCGGCGGGCCCCGGCGCCTCGCGCGCACCGCTCCTACGGCGCGGGCGGCGGCAAACCGGCACGTATTTTAGGCAGTTACACCGCACCGGGAAGAGATCTACGACTCAGAACACCGGCGTTTCGCTGTGCTGGGGGCCGGGTAGGTCTTCGCGTCGGACCGAGGGGGACGCCGGGGGGCTTCGGCGAAAAAACGGGAGGGAAAGCGTTTTGGGGAAGTCAACCATTCGCGTGCTCTTGGTATGCAGTGATCCGCGCCTGATCATTGCTCTGTGCAAATCGTCGCTCCCCGCGAAATACCTCATCGTCTCGGTGTCCACACGTGCCGACGCCCTCGACAATTTCCGGGAGTTCGATTTGCTGCTCCTCGACTCCGCCACACCCGGCCTGGACAGCCATGAGCTGTGCCGCCGCATCCGCAGCATGGCCTCGGTGCCGATCATCGTGCTCGACCCGGGCGTCGACGAGGCCGACCGGGTGCGCGCCCTGAACTCGGGGGCGGACTACTGTGTCGTCAAGTCGCACTCGCTGCACGAACTCCAGGCCAGCATGGACGCCGTGATGCGCCGCTTCGGCCACGGCCCGGCCGGGCGCGCCGCACACCGGACGCCCGCCCGCACCGGGGAGGTCCTCACCGCGGGACCGCTGCGGCTGAACCTGCGCAACCGCGACGTCACCCTGGACGGCCGGCCCATCCATCTGACCCCCAAGGAGTTCGACCTGCTCCGCATGCTGATGGAGGAGCCCGACACCCTGCACACCCGCAAGGCCATCATCTCCCGCGTATGGAACGCCCACTGGTTCGGCTCGACGCGCACGCTCGACGTCCACATCGGCGCGCTGCGGCAGAAACTAGGGTCGTACCAATGGATCGAGACCAAGCGCGGCATCGGTTTCCGGCTCGGCTCGGCACCGTCGCCCGCGCGGGACTCGTCACCGTCGGAGGCGTAG